A genomic segment from Aegilops tauschii subsp. strangulata cultivar AL8/78 chromosome 1, Aet v6.0, whole genome shotgun sequence encodes:
- the LOC109774413 gene encoding uncharacterized protein isoform X1, with the protein MDLILPFKVGDLAESKSFVKGYTGAWFRSKIIDMRVTESGHLEYYLEYIDYTEEENEWIRVFQKNPLSPACGEGKSSESTEIMLRPAFPHWYRGGQVPARFPKNELVASVCDTWKVGDKVDWRCSDCYWTAEIIRLNSRDVVQVMLLDPPMGEGGQHPAKKKDLRPALDWSIIKGWTVPLSAAKGKSWQAARLVHPKSDIEDSITDEDEAPGSPTKRPSSDTSGISKLSNRSDTILASTEKLGPTHESSDPSRWGTRNSSKRQISPATVKGAAMAEPIGPSNVNGSRHRYPFRVRRNAAGQQR; encoded by the exons ATGGATCTAATTCTCCCATTCAAAGTTGGAGATCTTGCCGAGTCAAAGTCTTTTGTTAAGGGTTACACAGGTGCATGGTTCCGCTCCAAG ATTATTGATATGCGTGTCACAGAATCTGGGCACCTTGAGTATTACTTGGAGTATATTGACTATACTGAAGAAG AGAATGAATGGATCAGAGTCTTTCAAAAGAACCCACTCAGCCCAGCATGCGGGGAAGGGAAATCAAGTGAGAGTACTGAAATAATGTTGCGTCCTGCCTTTCCTCATTGGTATAGGGGGGGACAAGTTCCTGCGCGCTTTCCAAAGAATGAGCTTGTTGCGAGTGTTTGTGATACCTGGAAAGTAGGTGACAAGGTTGACTGGCGGTGTTCAGATTGTTACTGGACTGCGGAAATTATTAGGTTGAACAGTAGAGATGTGGTTCAG GTAATGCTGTTGGATCCTCCCATGGGTGAAGGCGGGCAACATCCTGCTAAGAAAAAGGACCTGAGGCCTGCACTTGATTGGTCCATCATTAAAGGTTGGACTGTACCTCTTTCGGCT GCAAAAGGGAAATCCTGGCAAGCTGCTCGTCTGGTTCATCCTAAATCTG ATATAGAAGACAGCATCACGGATGAAGATGAAGCCCCGGGATCTCCAACCAAAAGGCCCTCATCGGACACAAGCGGCATATCTAAGCTAAGCAATCGGAGCGACACCATTCTGGCGTCCACGGAGAAGTTGGGGCCGACACACGAATCATCAGACCCCAGTCGATGGGGTACCCGCAATTCCAGTAAGCGACAGATATCTCCTGCCACTGTCAAAGGAGCTGCTATGGCAGAACCGATCGGCCCCTCTAATGTAAACGGTTCCCGCCACCGGTACCCCTTTCGGGTCCGGAGGAACGCAGCAGGGCAACAGAGATAA
- the LOC109774413 gene encoding uncharacterized protein isoform X2 has product MDLILPFKVGDLAESKSFVKGYTGAWFRSKIIDMRVTESGHLEYYLEYIDYTEEENEWIRVFQKNPLSPACGEGKSSESTEIMLRPAFPHWYRGGQVPARFPKNELVASVCDTWKVGDKVDWRCSDCYWTAEIIRLNSRDVVQVMLLDPPMGEGGQHPAKKKDLRPALDWSIIKGKREILASCSSGSS; this is encoded by the exons ATGGATCTAATTCTCCCATTCAAAGTTGGAGATCTTGCCGAGTCAAAGTCTTTTGTTAAGGGTTACACAGGTGCATGGTTCCGCTCCAAG ATTATTGATATGCGTGTCACAGAATCTGGGCACCTTGAGTATTACTTGGAGTATATTGACTATACTGAAGAAG AGAATGAATGGATCAGAGTCTTTCAAAAGAACCCACTCAGCCCAGCATGCGGGGAAGGGAAATCAAGTGAGAGTACTGAAATAATGTTGCGTCCTGCCTTTCCTCATTGGTATAGGGGGGGACAAGTTCCTGCGCGCTTTCCAAAGAATGAGCTTGTTGCGAGTGTTTGTGATACCTGGAAAGTAGGTGACAAGGTTGACTGGCGGTGTTCAGATTGTTACTGGACTGCGGAAATTATTAGGTTGAACAGTAGAGATGTGGTTCAG GTAATGCTGTTGGATCCTCCCATGGGTGAAGGCGGGCAACATCCTGCTAAGAAAAAGGACCTGAGGCCTGCACTTGATTGGTCCATCATTAAAG GCAAAAGGGAAATCCTGGCAAGCTGCTCGTCTGGTTCATCCTAA